AGGTGACGAAGTGCTTGAGATTGAAGTGCGTGGTCGTAACCTTGCTGAAGGTGTACCAAGAAGCTTCACCTTAAACAGCAATGAAATTTTAGAAGCATTACAAGAGCCATTATCTGGTATTGTCAGTGCGGTAATGGTTGCTCTTGAGCAATCACCACCAGAACTGGCCTCAGACATCTCTGAGCGTGGCATGGTATTGACTGGTGGTGGTGCATTACTACGTGACTTAGACCGTTTATTAATGCAAGAGACAGGTATCCCGGTGATGGTTGCCGACGACCCATTAACCTGCGTTGCTCGTGGTGGCGGTAAAGCCCTTGAAATGATTGATATGCACGGTGGTGATTTGTTCTCTGAAGAGAACTAATTATCATCTGCTGAGCGGCTTTGTTAATGGCATTTTATGGGTTAACAGAGTTGCGAACACTTTATGAAACCAATTTTCGTTCGTGGCGTCTCTAGTCAATTCCGACTGACACTGGCAATTATTTTGTCGGTGGCATTACTGATGACTAATTACCGTCTTGACCCTGTTCGCCAGTCTTTATCCTCATTATTAAGCCCACTGCAGTTTTTGGCCAATGTGCCAGGTATGATGCTCGACTGGTCTGCCGAAGCCTTTGCCACGCGTAATATGCTCGAACTGCAAAACAAAGAACTCTTACGCCAACAACTGGTGATGTCAGAACGTTTACAGCGTTTTGAACATGTCCGCCAAGAAAATGAGCGTTTACGCGCATTACTTGGTTCTCCTGTGCACATGGATTCTCGTAAAATGGTCGCTGAAGTCATGGAAGTTGCCAGCGATCCTTTTCGGCAGTTTGTAGTGTTAAATCATGGTTTACAGAACGGCGTTTATGTCGGTCAGCCAGTGGTGGATGCCAAAGGCGTTGTAGGGCAGGTGACTGAAGTGAGTGAGTTTACTAGCCGCGTGTTGATGGTGTCAGATAGCACTCATGGTATTCCGGTGCGTGTTACTCGTAACGATGTGCGGGCAATTGCCAACGGTACCGGTGATATTGACCAAATTGAATTACGCAATGTGGCTAAAAGTACTGACATTATTGTGGGTGATTTATTGGTAACGTCAGGTTTGGGAAATCGTTTTCCTGAGGGATATCCCGTCGCTCGTGTTATCAGTGTATCGCGTGATGATGGTCAGAGTTATGCGGTTATTAATGCCCAGCCCTTAGCTGCGCTTGATCGTATTCGGTATGTTTTGCTTATTTGGCCTGATGAAACCAAACCTTTTACGTTGCCTGCTGAGGTCCAAGGGCTGATGAACGAGGCGGCTGATAATGCTGCAACGAATGGTGAAACGGAAACCATACCTAACCAGACTAGTGATAATGCATCGTCATCTCAAGTTGGTACTCCGCCTTCACAAACAACGACTTCACCAACAGTAAGCGAGGAAAACCAATGAGCGCGCACATTGCTAATGGTCGCTTAGTGGTATGGCTGACTTTATTTATTGGTATGATGTTTCAGATCATGCCGCTACCGGAAGTGGTCGAAGCATGGCGACCAGACTGGCTCCTTATGGTCATGATGTATTGGGCGATGGCGTTACCGCATCGTTACAGTATTCTCACTGCGTGGTTGTTAGGGGTCATGCTTGATGTGTTATTGGGGGCCCATTTAGGCATCCGTTCACTCG
The Shewanella vesiculosa DNA segment above includes these coding regions:
- the mreC gene encoding rod shape-determining protein MreC, with product MKPIFVRGVSSQFRLTLAIILSVALLMTNYRLDPVRQSLSSLLSPLQFLANVPGMMLDWSAEAFATRNMLELQNKELLRQQLVMSERLQRFEHVRQENERLRALLGSPVHMDSRKMVAEVMEVASDPFRQFVVLNHGLQNGVYVGQPVVDAKGVVGQVTEVSEFTSRVLMVSDSTHGIPVRVTRNDVRAIANGTGDIDQIELRNVAKSTDIIVGDLLVTSGLGNRFPEGYPVARVISVSRDDGQSYAVINAQPLAALDRIRYVLLIWPDETKPFTLPAEVQGLMNEAADNAATNGETETIPNQTSDNASSSQVGTPPSQTTTSPTVSEENQ